A stretch of Halococcus sediminicola DNA encodes these proteins:
- a CDS encoding PadR family transcriptional regulator, with the protein MYDLTGFQRDLLYVAAGKDEPHGLALKSELDQYYEGEIHHGRLYPNLDTLVDKGLLEKGQIDKRTNYYQVTQRGRREIEARREWEDQYVAAEA; encoded by the coding sequence ATGTACGATCTGACTGGCTTCCAGCGCGATCTGCTGTACGTAGCAGCCGGCAAGGATGAACCGCACGGCCTCGCGCTCAAAAGCGAACTCGACCAGTACTATGAGGGTGAGATTCACCACGGGCGGCTCTACCCGAACCTCGACACACTCGTCGACAAAGGCCTGCTTGAGAAAGGCCAGATCGATAAACGAACGAACTATTATCAGGTGACTCAGCGTGGCCGCCGCGAGATCGAGGCGCGCCGCGAGTGGGAAGACCAATACGTGGCTGCCGAAGCCTGA
- a CDS encoding DUF1931 family protein has translation MTDLIVKSAIKDQLADQNVSADFYDALDSEVADLLEKAARRANDNDRKTVQPRDL, from the coding sequence ATGACGGATCTGATCGTCAAATCGGCAATCAAAGACCAGCTCGCAGACCAGAACGTCTCGGCGGACTTCTACGATGCACTCGATAGCGAAGTCGCGGACTTGCTTGAAAAGGCTGCACGACGAGCAAACGACAACGACCGCAAGACCGTTCAGCCCCGCGATCTCTGA
- a CDS encoding orc1/cdc6 family replication initiation protein, with protein sequence MPSESDSKEVPESASSIKDLILEQEEAANLIKNRSLLEPNEIVAEDRIVGRDTQLTNITQHLRVAISNERPPNLFLYGPSGTGKSLIINAVCENILELCESRDIRFGVIQMNCQNIGTLGSALYELVRKVAEDIGVPVEIPEQGIPNKKKWRELYRLINEHYDTVVFILDELDMLVGRRDMDEPAFSRLLYQLSRAGSTNDITARVSVTAITNDTKMMENVGSRALSSFTPEDVHFSDYDANQLREILWARQDAFYENALSEDVVPLAAAFAAQTNGDARKGIDLLRTAGSLAERAGANQVQEQHIRKAQDKVEKNRVLEVTRGISTQKKLCLFATAAIAREAGTGAAKSPLGYQVYQYLTETLNVDQYHQETYVNKMKELTTYSLVETERKSQGPHSGSYLEFTFGENPATIIETLREDSRLDDAHDEELRAVVNAQLR encoded by the coding sequence ATGCCCTCAGAAAGCGACTCGAAAGAAGTTCCCGAGTCCGCTAGTTCTATCAAAGATCTCATTCTTGAACAAGAAGAAGCTGCAAATCTCATCAAGAACCGGTCCCTTCTCGAACCGAACGAGATCGTCGCTGAGGATCGAATCGTCGGGCGTGACACCCAACTCACCAATATCACCCAGCATCTTCGCGTTGCAATCAGTAACGAACGCCCTCCGAATCTATTTTTGTATGGTCCCTCCGGTACTGGCAAATCACTCATCATCAATGCCGTCTGTGAGAACATCCTCGAACTCTGTGAGAGTCGCGATATCCGTTTTGGCGTCATCCAAATGAATTGTCAAAACATCGGTACTCTCGGCTCTGCTCTCTATGAACTCGTCCGGAAGGTTGCAGAGGATATTGGAGTCCCTGTCGAGATCCCTGAACAGGGGATTCCGAACAAGAAAAAATGGCGGGAACTCTATCGTCTCATCAACGAACACTACGATACTGTCGTATTCATTCTTGACGAACTCGATATGCTCGTCGGTCGCCGGGATATGGACGAACCAGCTTTCTCTCGGCTTCTCTATCAGCTCTCTCGTGCAGGAAGTACCAATGACATCACCGCACGGGTATCAGTCACGGCAATTACCAACGATACGAAGATGATGGAAAACGTCGGTAGTCGCGCGCTCAGTTCGTTTACTCCTGAAGACGTCCATTTCAGCGACTACGACGCCAATCAACTTCGAGAAATTCTCTGGGCACGGCAGGATGCCTTCTACGAAAATGCACTTAGCGAGGACGTGGTTCCTTTAGCAGCAGCATTCGCTGCCCAAACCAACGGGGATGCACGGAAAGGAATTGATTTGCTGCGAACAGCAGGATCACTCGCCGAGCGCGCCGGTGCAAACCAAGTACAAGAACAGCACATTCGCAAAGCCCAAGATAAAGTCGAGAAAAATCGCGTGTTGGAGGTCACACGCGGTATTAGCACTCAAAAGAAACTCTGTCTGTTCGCAACTGCTGCCATTGCTCGCGAGGCGGGTACTGGGGCAGCGAAAAGTCCTCTGGGTTACCAGGTCTATCAGTACCTTACGGAGACTCTCAATGTCGACCAATACCACCAAGAAACGTATGTGAACAAAATGAAAGAGCTTACTACATACTCACTGGTCGAGACCGAGCGAAAAAGTCAGGGACCCCACTCGGGAAGCTACCTAGAGTTCACCTTTGGAGAGAATCCGGCGACGATCATCGAAACGCTGCGTGAAGATTCTCGATTGGACGACGCCCACGACGAGGAACTCCGCGCAGTAGTGAACGCCCAATTGAGATAG